Part of the Ctenopharyngodon idella isolate HZGC_01 chromosome 8, HZGC01, whole genome shotgun sequence genome, tttgtttttgttaacatactagttaacattagctaatgtattaactaacaatgagcaatattttttacagtatttattctgtcaaatattagttaataaaaatacaactaacAAATGTTAGTTCAGTTCATTAATATAAATAGAcacatttaattataataatttactagtaaatgttgaaatagaTATTAACTAAGATTAGTAAAttctttttcattgttagttcatgaatgttatgtaatatatttaatgttaacaaaatggatccttattgtaaagtgtttccaatAAGTAATAAACAATTACGCTTtcaacaattacattttctcaaaatgggcctaaaatttaaaataacaagcCTAATAAGGGATAGTATAGATCCATTTCCAAAAGCACaagcataaaataacatttgaaaagttttttaaaaagttgtaatTTTTAAGTTGTAATTACTGTATAAAGTATATTCACAGTTTGTGAATTagaaaatgatttgttttagcttttcatttttgtaaaatcattatttttataatactgTTTTGATCCATTATCTAATTGCAGTGGttactatttactatttttcacagtgaaaaataataaaCCAGTTAGGGACatcataattattaaaataatttgataattataataatagtacATGGAACTCAACACacaacaatttttaattttattttatggatAATAACAATTGATATTTCAGTGATATTTTGACCAGTGAACTAGACAATGTCCCcggttttcttttaaaaaaatctagtcACCTTACGTTAGCAGTCACATGTTCAAACACCCagcatttttcaaatttttaaaaGTGCACTGTAAGCTACCAACGTTTGCTGTATCTGTTGCTGGGGGAAGACAGGATGTGGTTATATCAGACTGTCATCCATATGAAAGCTTAGTGACTTACCAGTCCTTTCAGCGCTTGTAAAACCATGTTTCTATAGCAACCACAGGGTAAACAGAAAAGCCATATTCAATTGCACAATATATGCAGCCTGCTGCTCATTGCTCGGCTCTATATGGCCTGCTGAGTTTTGAGACGCCTTTGTTGCACTTTTCACTAGTGGGCATGCTTCTGCGTTTGATAGACATCTTGAAAAGAATCCATTAGTGTTAAAAGCATTATGCAACTTTGAATAGAGTGAATTTTGAACAGTAATTTTGTCCTCagaaagaaaatgtatcatAATGTATTGTCCTGAAGACATTGTATTTGACACAAAATCcgtttattaaaatgatttctgaaggattgtgtgacactgaagactgtaaaggcaaaaaaattaaataaaaaggcTGCTGAAAACTGTTttgcaatttttaaaaacattaaaatagaaaacagttatattaaattgtaataatatttggtAACTTGGTAAGCATaggagacttttttcaaaaacttacACTAAAATTCTGAATGTTAATGAACATTCTCTGAAAATAAGTTTTATCTTGCACAATTGTGCTCCTCAAGTAATTGTATCTTGTTTCAAggatgttttatattttactgaACAAACAAGACAAAAGTAGACCTTGTTGTGGCAACCTGACGTTCCATGACACACAAATGTGACTAAGAAAGCGTGGGGATTAAAAATAGTTTGAGCTGTGTTGATGTTATCTAGATATCTCCACCGCAGAAGTAACTTTCGTAACTTGCCTTGAAAATAGCTGACCTCAATAGAAAGAAACAAAGCATGACGAAAGCTTTCCTTTCCGTACATTCAAACATTAGAGAGCAAACTAGAGCAGAACATTGGAAAGCATCCTTGGTATGTGTGCTGGGGCCATTCTACCATTCATTATGAGGGAATTCCTAGGATGAGGTCATAGGCCTTATGTATGGCCAGATAAACGCCCCTCCTTAATACCAAAGGTCTTCCCCAGGGTGTTGACTTGCACTATCTCTAAATGCCATACAGTTAAACTCCACGTCCATTCTGCGTCATGGTATATCTTGGCAGTGCAGTCTTAAGATTCCACTTTGACATCCTTATCTGCCTTCAGGTTATACTGCTGGCTAATATTGCGTCAATGCAAATGCTTTCCTTTTGAAACTCAAAATGATGATGTGAAACTAATATTGTCACAGGAAGGCACCTCCAAATCTGCCATCGTCGAGATTAACCACAAAGGAGCCCAGAGAAGACACCAGCAGCAAAGAGACATGGTATGTACAGGTATAAATGTCACAGAATgtcagtttaaatatatttattaagcaACAGCGCCCTCTTATGGTTAAAACTGGTCAGATATTCAGTTTGTAGAGCTCACGGAAACTGTCCTGAATAGAACGTAAACGGTatgtttattgatttatttagtgTATCTCTTCTTCTCGCTGCTGTTTAGGGTGTCGTGCAAGGAACTATTCCATACCTTGGCACTTTTCTGACTGACCTAGTTATGCTGGATACTGCTATGAAAGACCAACTTGAGGTGAGGTGGACAGAGATCAAGAAATGGAGCTCTGTAATATTCTTGTAATTTGAAAATATTCTGTTTTCTAATTTCTGAGTTTTTTTTCTAGGTTGGGCTGATCAACTTTGAAAAGAGAAGGAAGGTGAGTCTTTGCGcacagaaattatattttataaaatgtataattccATCCCTGGGTGCTGATTAAGCAATACAATGTTACATTTATGCTAACTAAACTGTAATAATAGCTGCGAAACACCTAGATGTTATTATTGTTTACATATAAGGGACTATATCTTATTGCGGAAGGTTGAATTTGCTATAAtattttctaagaaaatgtatGTCctcaatattttaaatgtgtagtAACTGTTTCTAAAGCAGTATATTGTAAATAAAGGCAAAGCTAAAGGTCATTGTTAAATCCACAGTATTTCATGGCCTCTTAAACATTATTGGTTAAGTAAAGGCTGgactaaaggcccattcacactgAACTATAATGATGTAACTATAATGATGACTATgacaataatgttttaaaaatcattctaattctatGAAAATAAGCAAGTCCACACTACAGTTATAATTATAACAACACAAAAGAATGATATTGTTGGAATTACTTTCAGAGCGATTTTtgccagctgatgaatgataaaaacattgacagccagtCAGAATCCACCTGAGTTTAACGAGCTCAGTGAATTAAAGCAACAGACAACATAACTGAACCACACGCTAATAATAAACAGGATGTTATCAtctgttggtgtggatgctaatatagttagtTATACTTATCGTTGTCGGTGTTAACGGGTCTTAAGTGGAAcagttttattaaacaatattaataaaaaaaactaagtagTGCATTACATCCAACACTGCATGTATTGTTAAGTAATTAatcactgtaatttaattacttttcccttgaaaaggaaatttaattacagttcCTTCTGATgtacaattttatattatttaattgaaagaattaaaagatcAGTTCcatgtctatccttgtattgttcaactggttgaggttgatatgggatttagaaagtaattagtaataagtaatgcaatactttttagagagtaattagtacagtaatctaattacgctgttgaagatgtaattagtagctagttacccaacttacccaacactgcatAAATGCATGCATAACTAAAATGCATtcatcattaaataaaatgaataaaaataaataaataaagtacataatttttgtttatttgtttaggaATTTGAAGTGATCGCTCAGATCAAGTTGCTGCAGCTGACCTGCAATTATTACAACTTCACCAAAAACCAGCGCTTCACTGACTGGTTCAAGAGAGTGGAGAAACTTACAGAGACTGAGAGGtaagaaagaaaaagtaaatAGGAAGGATatgaaaacaaaagatttgagaGAGATAATgatagtgacaattttagatatttaCTATCTTTGGTGTCTTTTCTGTTTCAGCTACTCTATGTCCTGTGATATCGAGCCGCCTTCTGAGTCAGTGTGCAAAAAGAACGGGGGCATCATTAAACGCATGAGCGAAGAGTCGGGTTACAGCAGCGCAGGGACGTCACACTCGAAGTCCTTTGAGCAACCACGCTTAAGCCAGTTCAAAGACAGCTTCAAAGATGGAGCAGATTCCCTCAGCCTCACCTCAGTGGGATCCAGCGGCTCAGATGCAGAGGAGACGAGTCTCAGTCTGCTGAACTCCCCTGAATCAGGGAATCGGAGAGTAAGACCatattgtttatttacagtCCCCATGGTATGCTAAGCAAACGTTGTTTAGATATAGATTTAGATACAGAAAATTCTATATTTGTTGGCAGTAATGCATAATATAGCAGTACCAAAACAATTAGCaatcaaaattaaagttttttttttttttttaacgttatCGGCCGATGTTGGATATTGAATTGCTAATGCTCATTTcccttatttttacattttacacttatttgaattaattaatataagTATTAACCTGACTATTGAATCTTTCTCCAGACATCCACACCAACTGTGAAACATTCTACATCAGCCTCAGATACAGGGGAACTTGCGTCTGATTCCTCTTCCAAGGTATTTGCACATTCTTGagcatattttatcatttaaactgaattattatatttgattttattaactTGTTcacttatttgtatattttccaGCTCTGGGAGTCGTCCACCCCTTCCTCTTTGGAGGCTTCTGTATCAGGCTTGGGTTTGGAGTCTGGCTGCAGCAGCTCCACCtcatcttcttcttcctcttcctcatcctcaGTGTCCGCCTCCACTGGGCAGGCCTTCCACTTCCACAAACGGTCGGTCTCTGGTGTCTCTGACTACTCGTCTCTCTCCCTGCCGCTGTACAACCAGCAGGTGAACGACTGCTGCATCATCAGAGTCAGCCTTGACACGGACAACGGCAACATGTACAAGAGCATCCTGGTGAGAGAGAGACATGGATGGGAGATGGACAGAGATATGTGATGAAGGAATGTTGGGGATGTAGTAATGGAATTAATCTTGATGGTCATGTTTTTCAGGTGACTAGCCAGGACAAAACCCCTGGTGTCATTAGGAAAGCCATGGCCAAGCACAACCTGGACAATGACAAGTCAGAAGACTATGAACTATTACAGAGGGTCTCAAAACATAAAGGTAAAAACTTGAAAGAGGAAGTTGGGGCCGGAAATATAGAAGGGCTTGTTTTTTTTAGGGATATATTGGTACATTATCAGTtacaattagtttttttttaatctattggtatctgatgattttttttaataagcaaATTTCCcttattgttatatttaaatgaCCTTAGCCATCATCTTACGCTCTCTTATAGTtatctttaaaaacaacaataatttaattacactgtaaaatttgaaatttagcaaatctcaaaattaatGTCCATTTTTCACACTACACATTATAATGCTATGATGCTTTAAATTCACTTGTAGttattaatatgattaaattttattatttaaaataaaattattttaaaattattttaaatgattttatatttaaaaaataaaattattattttttaatttttaatttattttatatttttatttatattatataaaattaaatgttaatattttattattagccATTTATTGATTATCAgccataaaattaaaataattatcaaCTAATCCGTATCGGACAGAATTTTATTATCAGTATTTTCTCTCATTCTAAAGAggattttatttgacaaaaaaattgtCAGAAAAGTTAGATGTCGATATTTTTGTCCAATTTCCAGGAAAAGAAAGCCTGtagttttaaatgtgtatatctgCTAAAGGTTTAGTCACCTTTTAGGAGTACATTAGCATTTAAATAGTCTCAAATCTAATGCACATTGACTAAAAGCTGCAAAACTCCAATTCTGACTCTGATGAGATTTCGATGTGCAAATTAAGCTTCTAAccatctttttttccccccacagaACTCAGAATCCCAGATAATGGAAACGTTTTCTACGCCATGAACTCATCTGCCAACTACGACTTCTTGCTGAGGAAGCGAGGTGCCCCCAAAACCTGCCGCTCGAAGAGCTCCCCAAGCCTGACTCTACCACGCATGAAGCAGAAAGGGTTCAAAATACCCAAGGGCTTCTTCTGAAAGCCTGAAACTGTTGGATTTTATCAAGAgtcactttattaaccccccacaGTATTATCTGGATCTTTTATCCAATGGATTTGTTGCGTTATTGAGCTGCTTGTTTCTTACAGGGAGCCATTCCTGTATTTCCTGTCCCTACGGGCTATGCGACAGGCACAGGAGGAACACTGTAGTTCTTACAAGGTTTGCCTTAAGACTGCACATGAGAGCCACACTGTGTGTGAGAAGCATTTACCAAATGCAGTCATTCATGCATGAGCacactaaacaaaaacatttcgaGCACTTTAGAACGGTCCTTAAAGCAAGAGATTTGTGGAGAGCTGGTCCTTGGTccttttcaaattcaaaatgggTTTTCTTTTGATTCACCTTTAAACAGGCTCTCCCTTCGGACTCAATAGCAAAATTTGCTATCACAGTCTCTCAGAAATTAGGACTGCTCATGGTATGACTACAGTATTACATGTACAGTACAAACGATGTAAAGTGTAtagttttttctttgctttttgcTCTTTTACATAACAGTTTTGACTGTTGCTGCTGCCAGTTTAGCTTGCCTGTTTTCCCAGAACTGATTAAAGCCCGAAATGAACCTTTCCGGCAATATTCACATCACTCGAGACTGAAGGATTCTCTATTGACTGCCAAGTGACTTGGTTACCTTCCTGAGGAGGGTGTCACATAGTCACAATTGAGCATGAGGAGATGACAGATTTGACGTGCAGGATTTACGTTGTCATTTATGGTTATTTAATAACCatacataatattattaatgtgtAATGCATATAGAATGCAAATGTTGTCATCCATGTCTATATATCAATGCCAAAGCCGTTCTCTTTATTTGCAGCTGGCCTCTCTCTGTGTTTCACATAATAGAACGCTGTAACTTTACAGAAAGGCTTTTTTGTACCAAACACTGTGAGTGGCTTCACCCTGCTAAGCCTTTTTGCATTGTGAACAATATCAATGAGTGCTTTCTTACCATGTGGTCTAGTATGATGAGCAGAAAATTTGAGGGGATTTTGTTCCCATCAGGAGAGATTTCCAGATGTTTACTCAGCCAGAGGTGAATgttagtgtgagtgtgtgtgttttgagagGAATTTATATTGTAGTATGATGAAAGAAGCTCACCAAGTGTTTCTGCTACTATGCCAACTATATAACTGGAACAAAGTATAGATTGTGCttaatttatgatttatgaaaaGATCAAAATGCATAGAGAAAATATATGCCAGTAGTGAGGATTCCACTGTTATAAATTTCTCCTTGTCAAACATGCTGTTAGGAAGCTACGAACATCAATTAAAATGTTACTGCCTGCAGCTTGTCACTCAACACATGTGCCATATCCAGACTTGATTTTGTATTTGGTTTTGTCCCCTTTTTTACCCTCTTTGTATGTCTATATCTAACTCTGAATGTTAATGTCAAAGTTTGAATGTTGAATTCCAGTTTGTGCCATTGccccatttttatttatttatatgtttataattgttttatttataattttactgttgtgaagataaattaataaatgcaccTTTGTATGTACAATAAAGCACTACATTTTTTAAGAACTTACAAATAAATGTGGGGCTGCTGAGACCCCAGTACTTGaagtttatgttttgttttcatttcaccCACATAAGCCACATGTCTCATATACAGACATATTCAGATATGTGGGATccaaagtctgagaccactagtaaaaataatattgaaataaataattatatatatatatatgatatatataattaaaatatcaaataatttgTGGAGCTCACAAACTTAAAGTCTTTATAGCTTTTTATTCAAAGAGTATATAATTACTCTCGGTCTATGTACAATCTTACTACatcaataatattattattattaaagtaaaaataactcATCTTTTGTACAAAGAGTTTATATGATCGATATCACAAATTTGCTTCTTTGATTAGTGTCTTACAAATTGTACAGAATCATTATAGGAAACAACCTTACTTTGAAAAAACTTTTCCTATAAAATTTAGTTCCTTTATCTAAAGAAAATATGTCAGATAGCCAAATATGGCATCAACAtcaataaagaaattaaatatcaATAAAGATATTAATCACTTATAAATTAATACAggtattcattcattttttaagcCAAAATGGTAAATCacacaataaaatgaaatgaaataaaatagaatagacTGAAAAGTGGAAATAGTTATAAATTCATTTTGCTATGGATATTTTGAATTACAATTTCAATGGATTTGTCTTGGCATTTCTCAGAGGTTGTGATCTTTTTTGATAGacctttaaaaatcataaaagctTGTGGTCTTGCCATTTCTTTCAATAGAACAAAagctttaaattacattttcataagaTTTGAATCAAGAGGAGCAGATAGAATTCTGCtgtgtttcatttttagtaaataaacattaacattattattaatataaaaaaatcagtattaatatatattaatataaattagatatattaatataaattatatatattaatataaattatataatatatatataatattatttgtggAGCTCACAAACTTTATAGTCTTTATAGCTTTTTATTCAAAGAGTATATAATTGCTCTCGGTCTATGTACAACCTTACTACAGTCAACAaccataaaattaaattttttattagcCTAAACTTGCATTCATGAAACTgaaatttggtcaaaaatatagctaaattaattaaataaaagcacTTTTCATCCACGTTAGAATATTCAGCGCAGTACATTTTCCAGTACATTACATTTTCCAATAAAAATGAGAGAGGTATTGAGCACTAAATATTTTACTAGATAAATTCCTGTATTTCACACTGAATCTTCTGCTGTTTCCTAAATGTTGTAGAGTCCGCATACGTCATTTTCCTGCGCCACACAGGTCGGCGCTCGCTACTCATGTTTAGCGGAACGAGTTGCGCTAATGTTCAACATGGCTCTAAGCAAAACATACGGACAAAAACCTATTAAATTCCAACTGGAAGAGGATGGAGAATTTTACATGATTGGATCAGAGGTTTGTAATTAAACGCACCAATCATTTTAACGAGGTTTTATGTATATGAACCGCATATTGTTTTGCATTGGGTGCTAATACGTTAGCTAGCTGGCTAAGATTGTTTTCGTTTGTGATAAGATCGATAAGTGGTTAAATAATTGGTGATTCCTTGAACTGAATCAGTCCCAGAGATTTTACTCATGATGTAGTTGTATTATACACAATACTAGATTACCACAGTCCAGAGATGAACAGTACAGTCACTGACAGAACTGGCTATGGCTATTTATTTAGTCAATCCTTAATTATTTTCCGTTATGTTTCTGTATTTAGGTGGGAAATTACCTGCGTATGTTCAGAGGGTCTTTATATAAGCGCTACCCGTCACTTTCAAGAAGATTAGCGACAGTAGAGGAGAGAAAGAAGATAGTAGCATCATCTCACGGTAAGTGTTGAATTCACTGTAAACATTTGGTAAGAGATATGAGGACTAGGTTAAAAGTAAGCTGGAAATGGCACTTTCTATCTTACAGTATAAgcaatgttttgttgtgttaGATCACGGTTACACCACTTTAGCCACCAGTGTGACGCTGCTGAAGGCCTCAGAAGTAGAAGAGATATTTGAGGGACATGACGAGAAGTACAAGGCTGTGTCAATCAGCACTGAACCTCCAGCTTATCTCAGGTAAACCATTTTTCACCTTTGATAATGCAGTGCAGTCACACTTGCTTCAAGTTCGAACGTGCTCATTTCAGAGGTTTCTTCTTCATAATACAAATTACCATTACATTTGTCATAATTGGTCATTTTTATACTCTTATTACATTATATAGGTTGAACCAATcgttcattaaagggttagttcacccaaaaatgaaaattctgtcatcaattcctcactctcatgttgttccaaacccataagacttttgtgtttatttgaaacacaaatgaagatatttttaatgaaatctgaaagatttCTGTTCCTCCGTTGAAAATGTATATTCACCCAAAATTCAGATAGTTATTTTATGATCTTTTTGTGAACTTTTTGGAGTTTTGGGTAAATATAATTTCAGTggacagacttttcatttttgggtgaactatgccaaGTACTTTAGCTTCTTCCTTCCTCCGTTGTTGCTGgagataaaaattatatttatataaatatctcAATTTATggatgagatttttttttttttttttttttttttttttttccatttcaacaAACAGCCCAAAAGGAACAAtcgtatttaatcatttttatgcaCCAGTATTtcaatacataaatattaaccACATATGTTTTTAACTAaaacatttggtaacactttagtatagggaacatgtattcactattaactacgactttttcctcaataaattcctaatttactgcttattaatagttagaaAGTTAGTTGTtaggtttaggtattgggtaggattaagattgtagaataaggtcatgcagaataaggcattaatatatggttaataattactaataaacagccaatattctagt contains:
- the ralgds gene encoding ral guanine nucleotide dissociation stimulator isoform X4 translates to MVSAFKGKDYTYVTIFLCTYRAFATTKQVLDLLLNRYAKLHDQPVSGKPKLSSEDHTELKNTVSSILGAWLDQYSEDFWSPPDHGCLQSLISYLELNFSGSDLERRAHNLLEHFRHRQQSEVELEGDLCTCPFATPEESSLEDEFSPSHFMSFSPALVAEQLTVMDAELFKRVVPYHCLGGIWSQRDKKGKEHLAPTIRATVAQFNSVTNCVIATCLDNRSLRPFQRAKRIEHWIEVARKCRILKSFSSLKAILSALQSNAIHRLRRTWDDVSRESYRTFQELSEIFSDDNNYSLSRELLIKEGTSKSAIVEINHKGAQRRHQQQRDMGVVQGTIPYLGTFLTDLVMLDTAMKDQLEVGLINFEKRRKEFEVIAQIKLLQLTCNYYNFTKNQRFTDWFKRVEKLTETESYSMSCDIEPPSESVCKKNGGIIKRMSEESGYSSAGTSHSKSFEQPRLSQFKDSFKDGADSLSLTSVGSSGSDAEETSLSLLNSPESGNRRTSTPTVKHSTSASDTGELASDSSSKLWESSTPSSLEASVSGLGLESGCSSSTSSSSSSSSSSVSASTGQAFHFHKRSVSGVSDYSSLSLPLYNQQVNDCCIIRVSLDTDNGNMYKSILVTSQDKTPGVIRKAMAKHNLDNDKSEDYELLQRVSKHKELRIPDNGNVFYAMNSSANYDFLLRKRGAPKTCRSKSSPSLTLPRMKQKGFKIPKGFF